The genomic segment TCAAGTACGTGGGCGCCGAGACCGACGCCGAGCTGCAGCGCAACGACGCGCGCGGGCTCCGCTTCAAGCTGTTCGAGCCCTGCCGTCGCGAGGTCACGGTGCGCATGGGCTACGTGGACGAGATGCGGACGATGCTCACCGGCACCGTCACCACGATGGAGCCCACCTTCCCCTCCGGCGGTGCACCGACCCTGACGGTGCGCGGGCTGAACGTGCTGCACCAGCTCCGGCGCAAGCCGTACGACTTCGCCTGGGAGAAGGTCACCGACAGCGAGATCGCGAAGAAGCTGGCCACGCTGAAGGACGACGAGACGCAGCTGAAGCGCTTCCCGCTGCCGGTGGAGGTGGACCCGGCGGTGGACGGCAAGGAGCCGCGGCTGGAGTACATCGCCCAGAAGAACCAGACCGACATCGACTTCCTGTACAGCCGCGCCCGCGAGCGCGGCTACGTGATCTTCATCATGGAGGAGTCGAAGACGCGCAACGGCACGGTGCGCCCGCGCCGGCTGTACTTCGGCCCCCCGCATGGCGGGCAGGGCGTGGTGCTGCGCGACGTGATCTACCGGCTCGAGTGGGGGCGCTCGCTGATGGAGTTCAAGCCGACGCTCACCACCGCGAGCCAGGTGAAGTCGGTGACCGTGCGCGGCTGGGACCGCGCCACCAAGAAGCCGATCGAGGAGAAGGTGGACCTCGACGACAAGGAGCTGAACCGCAACAAGGACCTCCACCGCCTGCTCGGCAGCTGCGACCCGCACGACGACATCGTGGTGGACCTGCCGGTCTTCACCAAGGAGCACGCCCGGGACGCGGCCCGCGCGCGGCTGCTGGAGGTGGGGCGTACGATGGTGAAGGCCAGCGCCACCACCATCGGCCTCCCCGACCTGCGCGCCGGTCAGCTGGTGGCGATCGGCAACCTGGGCTCGCGGTTCAGCGGCGTGTACTTCGTCACCGACACCACCCACAGCATCGGGGAGTCGGGCTACACCACGCAGTTCAACTGCTACCGCGAAGACGAGTGGCCGGAGTGGAAGCGATGAACTCCCCCTCCGGCGTGGTCATCGGCATCGTGGAAGACGTGGACGACCCCGACAAGCAGGGGCGCATCCGCATGACGTTCCCCTGGATGGGCACGAACGTGCGCAGCGCGTGGGCGCCTGTGAGCACGCCGATGGCCGGTGACGACCGCGGCAGCTTCATGATGCCCGAGGTCGGCGACGAGGCGCTGGTGGCGTTCGAGCACGGCGACTTCGCCCACCCGTTCGTGCTCGGCTTCCTCTGGAGCGGGGCGGACCATCCGCCGGAGAGCGACACCCAGCTGCGCATCATCCGCACCCCCGGCGGGCACGAGCTGCGCTTCGAGGACACGCCCGGCGCGAAGAAGGTCGTGGTGAAGACCGAAGGGGGGCTCTCGCTCACCATGGACGACGCCCAGCAGTCGATCACCATCACCGGCGGCGGCCGCTCCGTCACGATGCAGGCCGGCCAGGTGAAGATCGCATGACGACCACGCTGCCGATCACGCAGGGTGCCCCGGCGCCGCAAAGCACCGCAACGGAGGCGACGTGCCGAAGGTCCTGACCACCTCCGCCGTCATCACCTGTCCGCATGGGGGCGTGGGCACCACGATCCCGGCCACGCCGCTCGTGGACGCCGGCGGCATCGTCACCGGCGAGGGGGACACGGGCACGCTGACCTGCGTGTTCCTCCCGCCCTGCGTGGGCTACACGCTGCAGTCGATGGGGCTCAACGCCTCCACCATCGCCGGACGCAAGGTGATCCTCGCCACCGACATCCAGAAGAGCGTGACGGGCATGCCGCTCACGATCACCGAGACCACCACCTTCGTGGACGACAGCTCGCCGGCCCCGCTCCCCGCCGGCGCCAGCACCGCTGAGGCGGAGCCGGCGATGCTCGACCTGGCGCCGCCGGTGGTGGTGGCCGTGCCACCCGCGGTGGCGTTCGTGACCGCCACGATGCTCCCGGCGACGATGGTGGTGACCTTCACGCTCACGGCACCGTTCCCGCTCTCGTGGGACCTGCGCGTGCTGGTGACCTCGCCACCCGGTGCCAGCATGGATGCCACCAACGGCCTGCCGACGGGCCTCGTGGTCGCGCCCGCCGGCGGCGCGTGGACGTCGCCGTCGCTCACCGTGACCAGCACGCTGTCGGCCGCCTTCATGGCCTCGCTCGGCCCGGGTGCACACAAGCTGTTCATGACCGGTGTCACGCAGCGCGGCGCGTCGGCGTATGCCGATGCCACGATCACGGTGAGCTGAGATGACCGCCCCGCGCGACACCCGCGAGTTCCTCGGGCTCGGATGGAAGTTCCCGCTGCAGGTCACCGCCGGCGGCAGCATCGCGCGCGCACGCTACGAGGTGCGGGTGGAGGAGTCCGTCTACCTGATCCTCAGCACCGCGAAGGGCGAGCGCGTGATGCTCCCCGAATTCGGCTGCGGCATCCACGACCTCGTCTTCCAGCCCAACACGCCGGCCACCATCGGGCTCGTGGCGCAGCAGGTGCGCCGCGCGCTGGTCCAGTGGGAGCCGCGCATCGACGTGCTCGACCTGGTGGTGGAGTCACCCCCCGGCGAGCCGACGCTGCTCCTGATCCGCGTGGGCTACCGCATCCGCGCCAACAACGCGCTCGCCAACCTGGTCTACCCGTTCTACCTGCGAGAGGGAGCCTGAGCATGCCGCCCGCACACAACCTGCCGGTCATCGACAACCGGCGCTACGACGACCTGTTCACCGAGCTGCGCACGCGCATCCCGCGCTACACGCCCGAGTGGACGGACTTCAACGACAGCGACCCGGGCATCACGCTGGTGCAGCTCTTCGCCTGGCTGGGCGACATGCTGCTCTACCGCATGGGCCAGGTGCCGGAGCTGAACTACCTCAAGTTCCTGGAGCTGCTGGGGATCGAGCTGCGCGCCGCCGAGCCGGCGATCGCGGAGATCACCTTCCCGCTGGCGGCCGCCGCCACGCAGCCGTTCGTGATCATCCCGCGGCGCACCCAGGTGACGGCCGAGGCGCCGGGCTCGCCGGCCCCGGTGGTGTTCGAGACCGACCGGGCCATCACCGCGATCGCTGCACGACTGTCGTCGGTGCAGGCCTTCGACGGGTTCGCGTTCGAGGACCTGAGCGCCGCCAACACCAGCGCACTGGAGTCCTTCGCCCCGTTCGGCAACGCCGCCGGCATCGACTCGGCCCTCTACCTGGGCTTCGAGACGGCGGCACCGTTCCCGCAGGTGGAGCTGGACCTGGCCTTCGTCACCGCCGCGGCGTCGGCGCCGAAGAGCGTGAACTGCGCCAGTGGCACCTCGGCACGGTTCGCATCCGCCCGCATGGTGTGGGAGTACTGGAACGGCAGCGACTGGCGCCCGCTGGACCTGCTGGTGGACGAGACCCTCGCCTTCACGCGGTCGGGCCACGTGCGGCTGAAGACGCCGGCGGCGGGGGTGATGGTGGCCGACGTGATCGGCGAGGTGGCCGCAGCGCGCACCTGGATCCGCGCGCGGCTGGTGCAGGCGCAGTACGAGCGCGCCCCGCAACTGCGTGCCATCCGCACCAACACCGTCTCGGCGACACAGGCGCAGACCGTGCGCAACGAGGTGCTGGGCGGCAGTGACGGGCGCGCGAACCAGGTCTTCCGCCTGGCGAGCGCACCGGTGCTGGCGGGCACGCTGCGTCTCGAGGTGAACGAGGGCGACGGGTTCGCGGCGTGGACGGAGGTCACCGATTTCTTCGGCGCTGCCGGCCGCGACCGGGTGTTCGCGCTGGACCGCACCACCGGCGAGGTGCGCTTCGGTGACGGCAACCACGGCGCCATCCCGGTGGGGAACAGCGACCTGCCGGCGAGCAATATCGTGGCCCGCGAGTACCGATTCGGCGGCGGTACCGCCGGCAACCTCGCTGCCGGTGCCATCAAGACGCTGGTGGGCAGCATCACCGGCGTGGACGCGAATGCGATCACGAACCAGCAGCCCTCCGTCGGCGGGCGCGCCGAGGAGTCGCTGGCCGAGGCGAAGCTGCGGGCACCGAGTGCGATCCGCAGCCGCGGGCGCGCGGTGACGGCGCAGGACTACGAGCAGCTCGCGATCGAGGCCGGCACCATCCGCCGCGCCAAGGCGCTGCCGCTCTCACATCCCGACTTCCCGGGCGTGCAGGTGCCGGGGGTGGTGAGCATGATCGTGGTCCCCGATGGCACCGCGCCCAACCCCGTGCCCAGCGAGGGCACGCTGCGGATGGTCTGCGCGGCGCTGGAACCGGCGCGCGTGATCACCACCGAACTGTATGTCGTGCCGCCGGTGTACCGGCAGGTGCGGGTGACCACCGACGTGGTGGTGGATGACCGCGCCGACCTGGCCGCCGTGAAGACGGCAATCACGTCCGCGCTGCTGCAGTACTTCCATCCACTGGTGGGCGGCGAGGACGGGCAGGGGTGGCCCTTCGGCGGCGACATCTTCTACTCGCGGGTGTACGGCCGTGCGACGGTGCCGGGGGTGCAGAGCATCGAGCGGCTGGTGATCGCGCTGGACGGCATCGAGGCCGCGCCCTGCACGAACGTCGCCCTCTGCGACGGCGAGCTGGCGTACTCGGTGGACCACGTGGTGCGCGTCGCATACGCCTCGGGGAGCTGAGGCGCGCCATGACGAGCTTCCCGATGCTGCCTCCTGTGCCGCGGCCACCGCACGACCCCAGCGTGCTCACGCTCGACGCCGGCCGCGGGTGGCGTGCGGCGTTCCTGGATGCGGCGGTGATCGCGGCGCGAGACGGGGCGCTGCAGCTCGACCTCACGGCCGGCGCACGTGACCTGCACGAGCCGTCGGGCAGCCTGGGCGGACTGGTGCCGCCGGCGTGGGTGACCGTGAGCGAGGCCGGCGACATCTGGCTGCTGGACCGGGCCTCGGGCCGGCTCGCGAAGTTCGATGACTGCGACTGCCGGTTCGTCACGGTGCCGCACACCGGTGGACTGGGCGTCGGGGCGCGGCAGTTCACCGACCCGCGGGGCATCGTGGCGACATGCGGCAACCTGGTGGTGGTTGATCGTGGTGCGGCGCGCCTGTCGGTGTTCTCGCAGCGCGGCTACGCCCTGCGTGAGCACGTGACGCCACCCGCCAGCGCGCAGCCCGTGCCCTGGCAGCCCACCTGCATCGCCGCCGATGCACACGGGCACCTCTACGTCGGTGATCCGGCCAACGGTGCCGTGCACCGCTTTTCCACGCGGGGTGTCTGGCTCTCCGCGCTGGTGGGCCTTGGCGACGTGCAGCACCTGGCGGTGGACCGGCACAACCGGCTGTACGTGGTCGTGTCCACGCTCGCGGAGGTGCTGGTGTTCGCGCATGACGGCACGCCGCTGGAGGCCGCGACCTCGCGGGATGCCATCGCCCGGCGTTTCGCGCCGCTGCCGTTCCGGGTGACGCCGGCGGGTGTGATCGATTTCTCGCACCACCACGACTGCTGCTGCGAGGCGTTCGATGCCACCGGCGCGGCGCTGCCCGGTGGGGCGCCGGCCACGAAGGTCACGTTCGCCACGGCGGGCAGCTACCGGAGCGCGCCGCTGGACAGCGACATCGCACAGTGCCAGTGGCACCGGGTGACGCTCACCGCGGCAATTCCACCGGGCTGCAGCGTGACGGTGTACACGCGCACGTCGGAGCTGGCCGAGCCGGACGACCTGGTGGCGGCGCTGCCGGACGCGGCGTGGGAGACGCGCGCCGTGGCGCGGCGTGCGGCGGGCAGCGATGGCGCCTGCGTGGAGTGGGACTGCCTCGTGCGCAGCGGGCCCGGTCGGTTCGCGTGGCTGGAGCTGCGCCTGCAGGGCGACGGCAAGGGCACGCCGCGGGTGCACTGCGTCACGATCGAGTCGCCGCGGGTGTCGCTGTCGCGGTGGCTGCCCGGCGTGTTCGTGCACGATCCCGATGCCGGCGACTTCACCGATCGCTTCCTGTCGCTCTTCGACACCACGCTGCGCTCGATCGAGTCGCGGCTGGACCTACAGGCCGGCCTGTTCGACCCGCGGTCCACGCCGGCGGAGTCCCCGTCGGCCGGTGCGCCGGACTTCCTCTCCTGGCTGGCGGGGTGGGTGGGGATCGCGCTCGACCGGAGCTGGCCCGAGGCGCGGCGACGCGAGTACCTGCGCCGCGCGCCGGCGCTCTTCGACGAACGCGGCACGGTGGCCGGGCTGCGGTCCATGCTGCTGCTGTACCTGGGCCTGCGCGACGACCGGCGGGAGCCGTCGACGGGCGGCGGGTGCGGGTGTGCAGCGACCGCGGCACGCTGCGAACCGCGCGTCGATCCCTGTGCAGCGCCGCCACCGCGCCACGCCCATCGCGCACCGGCGCTGCTGCTGGAGCACTGGCGCCTGCGCCGCTGGCTGTTCGTGGGCGGGGCGCGGCTGGGAGAGGACGCGGCGCTCTGGGGCAACGCCATCGTGAGCCGCAGCCGGCTGGGTGACGGCGCCCGCACCGGCGTCACGCGCCTCATCGGCACGCAGGATCCCTTCCGCGACCCGATGCACGTGTACGCCTCGACGTTCACGGTGTTCGTGCCGGCGAGCCTCGCCTGTGATGCCACGGCACGGCGCGGACTGGAGGCGCTGCTGCGCGACGAGAGTCCGGCGCACACGCGGTGGCACCTGGAGTACGTCGCGCCGCGGTTCCGCGTCGGCGTGCAGTCGATGATCGGCTACGACTCCGTCGTCGGCCGCTACCCGGCGCCGGGCGTCACGGTCGACCAGTCCACACTCGGGCGCTCCACCATCCTCGGCGGGCCACCCGGCGATCCCGTCACTCCACCGCTGCGCGTCGGGACCTCCGCGCGCATCGGCAGCACCACGACCCTGCAATGAACGCCCGTCCGCTGCCACCCCGGAGATTCCATGTGCCATGACTCGACGACGTGCCCCGACTGTGACTTCGGGCCACTGGCGCGCAACCACTACTTCACGGGCAAGCTGCTGGTCGAGCGCGATTTCCGCGACGAGCAACGCTTCTTCGTGGACAAGCTGCGGCTGCACCACGCGCGGCTGCACGGCTGGGGCGTGGTCTGCGGGCTGAAGGTGGTGCCGCACGCCAACGCCGCCTGCCGCACCCGCTATGTCTGCGTGCAGCCGGGCACCGCGGTGGACTGCTGCGGCCACGACATCCACCTGCGCGAGCTGGAGTGCATCGACCTGCACGCCATCCCCGCCGTGAAGGCGCTCCTCGACGCCGGTGACGCCGAGACCGGGCACCGGCTGCAGGTGTGCATCCGCTACCGCGAGTGTCCCACCGAGGACATCCCGGTGCTCTACGACGAGTGCGGTTGCGACGACACGCGCTGTGCGCCGAACCGCGTGCTGGAGAGCTTCCGGCTCGACGTGATCGTGGATGCGCCGGTGCCGCCGGCGGCGCCCGCCCCGGGAGCATGTGCCGACCTGTGGAACGAGGCGATCGAGGGCTGCGACGACTGCGAGGACGAGAACTGCGTCATCCTCGCCACCATCGCCAACTGGCACGTCGGTGACGCGATCGGGACGGCGCAGATCGACAACGTCACCGACCGCCGCATCCTGCCGAGCGTCTCGGCGATCAAGCGCGTGCTGGACTGCGTGCTGACGACGGGTGGCGGGGGCGGCGGTCCGGCGGGGCCAACGGGGCCAACGGGGCCTCAGGGTCCGCAGGGGCCGGTAGGGCCACAGGGTCCCGCAGGGCCGCGCGGCCCGGTCGGCCAGGACGGACGCAACGGCGCCGACGGCTTGCCGGGCCTGCCCGGGCTCCAGGGGCCACCCGGCCCCGGCCTCGAGGCGGACCTCACACGCATCATCGCGCTCAGCTGGCGGCACGACCGAGACAGCGGCCAGCTGCTCGCGATCCTCGACCCGAACGGGCGGCCGCTCGGTCGCGGCATCGTGGTGGCCTTCAGTGCTGAAGTGCAGTGGGACAGCACGGTCGCCTCGCACGTGTTCGAGGCGCTCGCCCGGCAGGACCTGTTCATCGACAACAAGAGCGGGCAGTTCGACTGCCGATGCCCGCTGATCACGCCGCACGTGGCGGTGGATGCCACGATCGTCGGCACCGTGGTCACGCAGGCGGTGGCGCTGGCGGCGCCCGGTGCGGCACCACCGGGCGGCCTGATGAAGGCGCTGGCGCTGCTGATCGACGACAAGGCGCGCATCCAGCTCGAGCGACCGGACAGCGGCGGCCTCTTCGTGCGCCTGCGCGGCGACTTCGTGGTGGACCGAGAGAAGCGCGCGATCGACGCGGAGTTCGTGCGGGCCGAGCTGCCGACGGGCGACCGGCCGTCGGGATCGGCGTTCGGCAT from the Gemmatimonadaceae bacterium genome contains:
- a CDS encoding collagen-like protein, with translation MCHDSTTCPDCDFGPLARNHYFTGKLLVERDFRDEQRFFVDKLRLHHARLHGWGVVCGLKVVPHANAACRTRYVCVQPGTAVDCCGHDIHLRELECIDLHAIPAVKALLDAGDAETGHRLQVCIRYRECPTEDIPVLYDECGCDDTRCAPNRVLESFRLDVIVDAPVPPAAPAPGACADLWNEAIEGCDDCEDENCVILATIANWHVGDAIGTAQIDNVTDRRILPSVSAIKRVLDCVLTTGGGGGGPAGPTGPTGPQGPQGPVGPQGPAGPRGPVGQDGRNGADGLPGLPGLQGPPGPGLEADLTRIIALSWRHDRDSGQLLAILDPNGRPLGRGIVVAFSAEVQWDSTVASHVFEALARQDLFIDNKSGQFDCRCPLITPHVAVDATIVGTVVTQAVALAAPGAAPPGGLMKALALLIDDKARIQLERPDSGGLFVRLRGDFVVDREKRAIDAEFVRAELPTGDRPSGSAFGIQGGTFESWFTIKRG
- a CDS encoding putative baseplate assembly protein, whose protein sequence is MPPAHNLPVIDNRRYDDLFTELRTRIPRYTPEWTDFNDSDPGITLVQLFAWLGDMLLYRMGQVPELNYLKFLELLGIELRAAEPAIAEITFPLAAAATQPFVIIPRRTQVTAEAPGSPAPVVFETDRAITAIAARLSSVQAFDGFAFEDLSAANTSALESFAPFGNAAGIDSALYLGFETAAPFPQVELDLAFVTAAASAPKSVNCASGTSARFASARMVWEYWNGSDWRPLDLLVDETLAFTRSGHVRLKTPAAGVMVADVIGEVAAARTWIRARLVQAQYERAPQLRAIRTNTVSATQAQTVRNEVLGGSDGRANQVFRLASAPVLAGTLRLEVNEGDGFAAWTEVTDFFGAAGRDRVFALDRTTGEVRFGDGNHGAIPVGNSDLPASNIVAREYRFGGGTAGNLAAGAIKTLVGSITGVDANAITNQQPSVGGRAEESLAEAKLRAPSAIRSRGRAVTAQDYEQLAIEAGTIRRAKALPLSHPDFPGVQVPGVVSMIVVPDGTAPNPVPSEGTLRMVCAALEPARVITTELYVVPPVYRQVRVTTDVVVDDRADLAAVKTAITSALLQYFHPLVGGEDGQGWPFGGDIFYSRVYGRATVPGVQSIERLVIALDGIEAAPCTNVALCDGELAYSVDHVVRVAYASGS
- a CDS encoding phage baseplate assembly protein V, with protein sequence MNSPSGVVIGIVEDVDDPDKQGRIRMTFPWMGTNVRSAWAPVSTPMAGDDRGSFMMPEVGDEALVAFEHGDFAHPFVLGFLWSGADHPPESDTQLRIIRTPGGHELRFEDTPGAKKVVVKTEGGLSLTMDDAQQSITITGGGRSVTMQAGQVKIA
- a CDS encoding phage late control D family protein, which codes for MNIMPLVEESRLQGGFRVPRFEVKIEGVGLPRDVLRDVSQLTYHDSTGEMDGFEMVVNNWDTETREFKYVGAETDAELQRNDARGLRFKLFEPCRREVTVRMGYVDEMRTMLTGTVTTMEPTFPSGGAPTLTVRGLNVLHQLRRKPYDFAWEKVTDSEIAKKLATLKDDETQLKRFPLPVEVDPAVDGKEPRLEYIAQKNQTDIDFLYSRARERGYVIFIMEESKTRNGTVRPRRLYFGPPHGGQGVVLRDVIYRLEWGRSLMEFKPTLTTASQVKSVTVRGWDRATKKPIEEKVDLDDKELNRNKDLHRLLGSCDPHDDIVVDLPVFTKEHARDAARARLLEVGRTMVKASATTIGLPDLRAGQLVAIGNLGSRFSGVYFVTDTTHSIGESGYTTQFNCYREDEWPEWKR
- a CDS encoding GPW/gp25 family protein, producing the protein MTAPRDTREFLGLGWKFPLQVTAGGSIARARYEVRVEESVYLILSTAKGERVMLPEFGCGIHDLVFQPNTPATIGLVAQQVRRALVQWEPRIDVLDLVVESPPGEPTLLLIRVGYRIRANNALANLVYPFYLREGA